Proteins encoded within one genomic window of Aerococcus viridans:
- a CDS encoding CtsR family transcriptional regulator yields MKNRNMSDIIESYLKQILQQEEHVEISRSEIADQFQCVPSQINYVINTRFTPQKGYIVESKRGGGGYIRIMKLEMVEEAELIDAMVDLVHQEMSLRDATAIIQNLLVNEIVTENEAQIMHSAVDKDALGKIVNADEVRSLILRSMLVKLKYR; encoded by the coding sequence GTGAAAAATAGAAATATGTCTGATATTATTGAATCTTATTTAAAGCAAATCTTACAACAAGAAGAGCATGTTGAGATTAGTCGTAGCGAAATAGCAGACCAATTTCAATGTGTCCCATCACAAATTAATTACGTGATTAACACACGGTTTACCCCGCAAAAGGGTTATATAGTAGAAAGTAAACGTGGTGGGGGCGGATATATCCGCATTATGAAACTGGAAATGGTCGAAGAGGCTGAATTAATCGATGCCATGGTCGACCTTGTCCATCAAGAAATGAGCTTACGTGATGCAACTGCCATCATTCAAAATTTATTAGTCAACGAGATTGTTACCGAAAACGAAGCGCAAATCATGCACTCAGCAGTCGATAAGGATGCCCTAGGTAAAATTGTTAACGCTGATGAAGTCCGATCCTTAATTTTAAGATCGATGCTTGTGAAGCTGAAATATAGGTAA
- a CDS encoding isocitrate/isopropylmalate dehydrogenase family protein codes for MTNTHTIALIPGDGIGKEITQVVKQVAKALGSPITWDEVVAGQDAIDETGELIPKAVYDAIDTHKVALKGPIATPIGEGFRSVNVSLRKHYQLHTNIRPIRVLGQIPALHRDVDIVLFRENTEDLYAGVEEQISPDEAHSIKIITRQATERIVTAAFEYAVANDRKKVAIVTKANIMKLSDGLFLKVAREIAAKYPQIEATEVLVDNMAMQLVMRPQQYDVVVTENLYGDILSDLMAGLIGGLGLVPGANLGDDVAIFEAVHGSAPDIAGQGLANPTAILLAFADLLDHISLQADATRLRDALNSVLSDAGNFTRDLGGDLTTAAFTDKVIASLA; via the coding sequence ATGACGAATACACATACAATCGCCTTAATTCCTGGGGACGGGATTGGAAAAGAAATTACACAAGTTGTCAAACAAGTGGCAAAAGCCCTAGGCAGTCCAATTACTTGGGATGAAGTGGTCGCTGGACAAGACGCCATTGATGAAACGGGTGAACTGATTCCCAAAGCCGTTTACGACGCCATCGATACTCACAAGGTTGCCTTGAAAGGACCCATTGCAACACCAATTGGTGAGGGTTTTAGATCGGTCAACGTATCACTTAGAAAACATTATCAATTACATACAAACATCCGCCCAATCCGCGTATTAGGCCAAATTCCTGCACTTCACCGGGACGTGGATATCGTTTTATTCCGGGAGAATACAGAAGATTTATACGCGGGCGTAGAAGAGCAGATTTCACCTGACGAAGCCCATTCCATCAAAATCATTACCAGACAGGCGACAGAACGGATTGTCACAGCAGCCTTTGAGTATGCCGTGGCTAATGACCGAAAAAAGGTCGCTATCGTCACTAAAGCCAATATTATGAAACTATCAGACGGCTTATTCCTAAAAGTGGCGCGCGAAATTGCCGCTAAATATCCGCAAATTGAAGCAACGGAGGTTTTAGTCGACAACATGGCCATGCAATTGGTGATGCGTCCCCAACAGTACGATGTGGTCGTCACCGAAAACTTATACGGCGATATTTTATCTGATTTAATGGCCGGTTTGATTGGTGGTTTGGGGTTAGTGCCAGGTGCCAATTTGGGTGATGACGTGGCGATATTTGAAGCCGTTCATGGATCAGCACCAGATATTGCCGGCCAGGGTCTTGCCAACCCCACAGCCATCTTATTGGCCTTTGCCGACCTGCTTGACCATATCAGTTTACAAGCAGATGCCACTCGTTTGCGCGACGCTTTGAATTCGGTCTTGTCCGATGCAGGTAACTTTACCCGAGACTTAGGCGGTGATTTAACAACAGCAGCCTTCACCGACAAGGTTATCGCATCCTTAGCATAA
- a CDS encoding SLC13 family permease: MIAFMGYALIVILMFVIMRKKMSLFIGLVFLPLLWAIIGQVLNLWQIDIGQAAMDGLGTTSSTGIMLFFAIYMFTIMIDAGLFDPLSNAMIRFAKGDPLKVALATVALTAAVSLNGDGTATMIIVCTAMVPIYKKLNMSLLNLAVLTMTSHSIVNLLPWGGPTARDIAVMGVETNDVMRGLVPMMVAGLIYMFIIAWVLVYKNGRRLVWSTCLNKKCRP, translated from the coding sequence ATGATTGCATTTATGGGGTACGCCCTGATTGTTATTTTGATGTTTGTTATTATGCGTAAGAAGATGTCACTCTTCATTGGTTTGGTATTCTTGCCACTGTTATGGGCGATAATTGGACAAGTCCTTAATTTGTGGCAGATTGATATTGGTCAAGCGGCTATGGATGGCTTGGGGACCACGTCATCTACCGGGATTATGTTATTCTTCGCAATATATATGTTTACCATCATGATTGACGCAGGCCTATTCGATCCCTTGTCTAACGCGATGATTCGTTTTGCCAAAGGGGACCCCTTAAAAGTCGCCTTGGCAACTGTTGCCTTAACAGCTGCTGTTTCCTTAAACGGTGATGGGACAGCGACTATGATCATTGTCTGTACCGCTATGGTGCCAATTTACAAGAAACTAAATATGTCCTTGTTAAACCTAGCTGTTTTAACCATGACGTCGCACTCAATCGTTAACTTACTGCCGTGGGGTGGTCCAACTGCCCGTGATATCGCTGTTATGGGGGTTGAAACCAATGATGTCATGCGCGGACTAGTGCCAATGATGGTAGCTGGTTTGATTTATATGTTTATCATCGCTTGGGTTTTGGTTTACAAGAACGGAAGACGCTTGGTGTGGTCAACTTGTCTGAACAAGAAATGCAGGCCATGA
- a CDS encoding HAD family hydrolase → MKAIGFDLDDTLYNRLTIYEETYRDMQATDHHLDVDFETFNQVYAEFSEQEYQAFMAGKKTEAAFKNDRVIETYAHFGHEIDQATAKKFNQLKNQYQEQLRLSEDLVALMEAALSKGMTLFVLTNGSTEAQIDKLTNLGVDQFIDKDKWYISESMGGSKPQRKVFDAIAADLNVAPQEILFVGDDYQNDIEGAIQAGWQAIHYSTTEVPNTVATCTTDDFLEMRTLLGNL, encoded by the coding sequence ATGAAAGCAATTGGATTTGATTTAGACGATACCTTGTACAACCGATTAACCATCTATGAGGAAACCTACCGAGATATGCAGGCGACAGACCACCATCTAGACGTTGATTTTGAGACCTTCAATCAAGTCTACGCCGAATTCTCCGAGCAAGAATATCAAGCCTTTATGGCTGGCAAAAAGACAGAAGCTGCCTTCAAAAATGACCGGGTCATTGAGACATATGCACATTTTGGTCATGAAATTGACCAAGCAACTGCGAAAAAATTCAACCAACTGAAAAATCAATATCAAGAACAATTAAGATTAAGCGAAGACTTAGTAGCCTTGATGGAAGCGGCCTTATCTAAAGGGATGACGCTATTCGTTTTAACTAATGGGTCAACGGAAGCGCAAATAGATAAATTGACCAACCTAGGTGTCGATCAATTTATTGATAAGGATAAGTGGTACATTTCTGAAAGTATGGGTGGGTCAAAACCACAACGCAAGGTATTTGACGCCATTGCTGCTGATTTAAATGTTGCACCTCAAGAAATCTTGTTCGTCGGTGACGACTATCAAAACGACATCGAAGGGGCCATTCAAGCCGGATGGCAAGCTATCCACTACAGTACAACAGAAGTCCCAAACACTGTAGCCACCTGCACAACAGATGACTTCCTAGAAATGCGGACTTTGTTAGGGAATTTATAG
- a CDS encoding glycosyltransferase produces MKILLHSDMKKSIQQSGVGRAQLHQEMALESAGIAYTTNYKDDFDMVHTNTVFPHSLVVAKKAKAAGKPVIYHAHSTMEDFKNSYTFSNQASLGFKYWLNTCYNSADLILTPSQYAKSLLEKYDIDKPIHVISNGIDLAYWQASQEEVANMRARFNLRPDQKVAISVGLQIERKGIIEFVELAKQMPDVTFIWFGYSNPYTLPKDVKKAIATELPNLIFAGYIPRDQVRVAYQMADVYLFMTHEETEGIVLLEALASKVNTIVSDLPVFDYLKADRDVYKANALEDFKVQLEGLLGGDLASLSENGYQQASLKSIQNIGQQYIYEYQYAGACQLEMQGDKKLSKILFSNFKR; encoded by the coding sequence ATGAAAATTTTATTGCACAGTGATATGAAGAAATCAATTCAACAAAGTGGGGTAGGACGCGCCCAGTTGCACCAGGAAATGGCCCTTGAATCTGCGGGCATTGCTTATACAACCAACTACAAGGATGACTTCGACATGGTTCACACCAATACCGTCTTTCCTCATTCCCTTGTTGTTGCTAAAAAGGCAAAAGCCGCTGGTAAACCTGTCATCTACCACGCCCACTCAACCATGGAAGATTTCAAGAATTCCTACACCTTTTCTAACCAAGCATCGCTCGGATTTAAATACTGGCTCAACACCTGCTACAACTCGGCAGACCTGATCCTGACGCCAAGTCAGTATGCTAAAAGCTTACTTGAAAAATACGATATCGATAAACCTATCCATGTCATTTCAAATGGGATTGACCTAGCTTATTGGCAAGCTAGCCAAGAAGAAGTGGCCAACATGCGGGCGCGGTTTAATCTGCGCCCGGACCAGAAAGTAGCCATTTCAGTGGGTCTACAAATTGAGCGTAAAGGGATTATTGAATTTGTCGAATTGGCCAAGCAAATGCCAGATGTTACCTTTATTTGGTTTGGCTATTCAAATCCTTATACCTTACCTAAAGATGTCAAAAAAGCCATCGCCACCGAGTTGCCGAATTTGATTTTTGCCGGCTATATCCCCCGTGACCAGGTCCGCGTTGCCTATCAAATGGCAGATGTCTATTTATTCATGACGCACGAGGAAACAGAAGGGATCGTCTTACTTGAAGCATTAGCCAGCAAGGTGAACACGATTGTATCTGATTTACCTGTCTTTGATTATTTAAAAGCTGACCGAGATGTTTATAAAGCCAATGCACTTGAAGATTTTAAAGTGCAATTGGAAGGTCTTTTAGGCGGTGATTTAGCGAGTCTTAGTGAAAATGGTTACCAACAAGCCAGCTTAAAAAGTATTCAAAATATTGGCCAGCAGTACATTTATGAGTACCAATATGCCGGTGCCTGTCAGCTTGAAATGCAAGGCGATAAGAAACTCAGCAAAATCCTTTTTTCAAATTTTAAAAGATAA
- a CDS encoding TVP38/TMEM64 family protein yields MDMHRKQFVQRLIHLLNILGTIATVIFIVWAWQNGLLVDKVAFLRFMGHFGIAAPLMFVVIQFIQTVVPVIPGSITIPLGVYMFGDVWGFIWNLMPIFLGSIFNFYLARKYGRSLVHMLVGDKYYNKALSWLDDRSGFKRVLILGLILPFMPADVICYVAGLTNLSLSRFVQVLAVGKPVTILIYSYSTIFLVDLVSKWI; encoded by the coding sequence ATGGATATGCATCGTAAACAATTCGTACAGCGGTTGATTCATTTACTGAATATTCTAGGTACGATTGCGACTGTAATCTTTATTGTTTGGGCATGGCAGAACGGTTTGTTAGTAGATAAGGTGGCCTTTTTAAGATTTATGGGCCACTTTGGGATTGCCGCACCGCTGATGTTTGTGGTGATTCAATTTATCCAAACCGTTGTGCCCGTCATACCTGGTTCGATTACCATCCCGCTTGGTGTATACATGTTTGGGGATGTCTGGGGCTTTATTTGGAACTTGATGCCCATTTTCCTAGGGTCCATATTCAACTTTTACTTAGCCCGCAAGTATGGCCGAAGTTTGGTCCATATGCTAGTGGGAGATAAGTACTATAATAAGGCCTTAAGTTGGCTGGATGACCGGTCGGGCTTTAAACGGGTCTTGATTTTAGGTTTGATCTTGCCCTTTATGCCGGCTGATGTGATTTGCTATGTGGCTGGTTTAACCAATTTGTCTCTGTCGCGTTTCGTTCAAGTCTTGGCAGTAGGGAAACCCGTTACCATTTTGATTTACTCTTATTCAACTATCTTTTTAGTTGATCTAGTGAGTAAGTGGATATAG
- a CDS encoding ROK family protein, which produces MGDQLKGVGFSAPGQVISETGVVHVGGAIPFIDGLNFKHFIKENFALPAVAINDGKAAAQAELWQGHLTDVKNGLVLLIGTGVGGGIVLNGQLHQGSHFQAGELFYMYASSNDMTTENAMGRRGSAVISINKSRALLGLAPGDGEEVFQALEEGDNPEVTALFEQYCQDIVYIIHTLQISLDLDRVIFGGGISAQPLLLEGIQNKYNEIRDHVEWFKNSFEPIEIGLCKYGSEANLIGAVYQLLIEE; this is translated from the coding sequence GTGGGGGACCAGCTAAAAGGAGTTGGTTTTTCTGCACCAGGGCAGGTGATTTCAGAAACAGGTGTCGTCCATGTTGGGGGCGCAATTCCTTTTATCGATGGCTTAAATTTTAAACACTTTATTAAAGAAAATTTTGCCCTACCAGCGGTGGCTATTAACGACGGCAAGGCAGCAGCTCAAGCTGAATTATGGCAAGGGCACTTAACAGATGTTAAAAATGGCTTAGTTTTACTAATAGGAACGGGTGTTGGTGGTGGGATTGTTTTAAATGGGCAACTGCACCAAGGCAGTCATTTCCAAGCGGGCGAACTGTTCTATATGTATGCATCTTCTAACGATATGACCACAGAGAACGCAATGGGAAGGCGCGGATCTGCCGTTATCTCTATCAACAAATCAAGAGCGTTATTAGGATTAGCACCTGGTGACGGGGAGGAAGTTTTCCAAGCCTTAGAAGAGGGGGACAATCCTGAAGTTACAGCCTTATTCGAACAATATTGCCAAGATATCGTTTATATCATCCATACCCTACAAATTTCTTTAGATCTTGACCGCGTTATTTTTGGTGGTGGAATCTCCGCTCAACCACTATTATTAGAAGGCATTCAAAATAAGTATAATGAAATAAGAGACCATGTAGAATGGTTCAAAAATTCATTTGAACCGATTGAGATTGGTTTGTGTAAATATGGTAGTGAAGCCAACTTGATTGGGGCCGTATACCAATTGTTGATAGAAGAATAG
- a CDS encoding ROK family protein gives MTAQALYLSIDIGGTNIKSGLVDKLGQITNQYKRKTPQNLPDLKLAIIDIVNQARHRWGTS, from the coding sequence ATGACAGCACAAGCACTATATTTAAGCATTGATATCGGCGGGACAAATATTAAATCAGGATTGGTAGACAAATTGGGTCAGATTACCAACCAATATAAGCGGAAAACGCCACAGAACTTGCCTGATTTAAAATTAGCTATCATTGATATTGTTAATCAAGCACGGCACAGGTGGGGGACCAGCTAA
- a CDS encoding PTS cellobiose transporter subunit IIB, which translates to MKKVLIVCAGGMSSSLVAKKATALFQTQGTDIEVAATSIYAGQKAIEEDQFDLYLVSPQTRMYFDNLAKFAHRMAKPIVKIPPQAYVPLPKQTQMLADLIEAHI; encoded by the coding sequence GTGAAAAAAGTATTAATTGTATGCGCAGGTGGGATGTCATCGTCACTAGTCGCTAAGAAGGCAACCGCACTATTTCAAACACAGGGTACAGACATCGAGGTCGCCGCAACCTCCATCTATGCCGGACAAAAGGCAATTGAAGAGGATCAATTTGATTTATATCTAGTCAGCCCACAGACCCGGATGTATTTTGACAACTTAGCCAAATTTGCCCACCGGATGGCCAAACCTATTGTAAAAATCCCGCCCCAAGCTTACGTACCACTACCTAAGCAAACGCAGATGTTGGCAGACCTGATAGAAGCGCATATTTAA
- a CDS encoding glycogen/starch/alpha-glucan phosphorylase, giving the protein MLNLNERAKAQFNQELSELSHAEIYKILLDLVQEKTAAMPQNQGKRKLYYISAEFLIGKLLSNNLLNLGLYDEVAAELAENGTSLAEVEEAEAEPSLGNGGLGRLAACFLDSIATLGLNGDGVGLNYHFGLFRQYFENNKQSYQPDEWLDHPTWLKKSDISYKVPFGQFTLQSTLYEIDVPGYNQPNVNKLRLFDLDTVNPEIIEEGSINFDKTQIEENLTLFLYPDDSDRNGNLLRIYQQYFMVSNGAQLAIQEAIERGSNIHDLAEYVVVQINDTHPTFIIPEFVRLLTTEHGIDFEEAVEITRNVVAFTNHTILSEALEKWPLADIHEVVPEIAEIIVQLDEIIKDQFPDNEAVHIIDEWGTVHMASIAIHFGFSINGVAALHTEILKNNELNHFYEIYPEKFSNKTNGITFRRWLMAANPSLTNFIDEHIGTKWREDADLTDLLAFENDDKALDELRRIKRENKNALADHLQRTRGINIDRHSIVDVQIKRIHEYKRQQMLALYIIYKYHEIKAGNIPGTPITIIFGGKAAPAYTIAKDIIHLILSLSELIENDLDVAPHLKVVFVDNYNVSEAEYLIPAANISEQISLASKEASGTGNMKFMLNGALTIMTWDGANVEIAEQVGEENVYPFGKSSEEIVNLYATDGYDPQDYYKQERIQPIVDFIISDELMAYGIPERLNRLYKDMTSKDYFMALIDLEEFIDVKEKVYLDYEDRRDWTRRSLINIANAGYFSADRTIAEYNKDIWHLDQ; this is encoded by the coding sequence ATGTTAAATTTAAACGAACGTGCAAAAGCGCAATTTAATCAAGAGCTAAGCGAGTTGTCACACGCTGAAATCTACAAAATTTTATTAGACCTTGTTCAAGAAAAAACAGCTGCAATGCCACAAAATCAAGGTAAACGTAAACTTTATTATATTTCTGCTGAATTTTTAATTGGTAAATTACTATCAAACAACCTTTTAAACTTAGGTTTATACGATGAAGTAGCCGCTGAATTAGCGGAAAACGGGACTTCTCTTGCTGAAGTTGAAGAAGCTGAAGCAGAGCCGTCACTAGGAAATGGTGGTTTGGGCCGTCTAGCAGCTTGCTTCCTAGACTCAATTGCCACTTTAGGGTTGAACGGTGATGGGGTAGGATTAAATTACCACTTCGGGTTATTCCGCCAATACTTTGAGAATAATAAACAATCTTACCAACCCGATGAATGGTTAGACCATCCAACGTGGCTAAAAAAATCTGACATTTCTTACAAGGTGCCGTTTGGTCAATTCACTTTACAATCAACGCTATATGAAATTGATGTGCCTGGTTACAACCAACCAAACGTCAATAAATTACGCTTATTTGACTTAGATACAGTAAATCCAGAAATTATCGAAGAAGGTTCTATTAATTTTGACAAGACTCAGATTGAAGAGAACTTGACCTTATTCCTATATCCAGATGACTCTGACCGTAACGGGAACTTATTACGTATCTATCAACAATATTTCATGGTCTCAAATGGTGCTCAATTAGCTATTCAAGAAGCGATCGAGCGTGGGTCTAACATCCATGACTTAGCAGAATATGTTGTTGTACAAATTAACGATACGCATCCGACATTTATTATTCCAGAATTCGTTCGCTTATTAACAACGGAACATGGCATTGATTTTGAAGAAGCAGTAGAAATCACACGCAATGTGGTTGCTTTCACTAACCATACGATTCTTTCAGAAGCCTTGGAAAAATGGCCATTAGCTGATATTCATGAAGTTGTACCAGAGATTGCTGAAATCATTGTACAGCTAGACGAAATCATTAAAGATCAATTCCCAGATAATGAAGCAGTTCACATCATTGATGAATGGGGTACTGTGCATATGGCATCGATTGCGATTCACTTTGGATTCTCAATCAACGGGGTTGCCGCTTTACATACAGAAATATTGAAAAATAACGAGTTAAACCATTTTTATGAGATTTATCCTGAAAAATTCTCAAATAAAACAAACGGGATTACTTTCCGTCGTTGGTTAATGGCAGCTAACCCGTCGTTAACAAACTTTATTGATGAACACATTGGGACAAAATGGCGTGAAGATGCTGACTTAACAGACTTATTAGCATTCGAAAATGATGATAAGGCATTAGATGAATTACGTCGCATCAAGAGAGAAAATAAAAATGCCTTGGCAGACCACTTGCAACGTACACGTGGTATTAATATTGACCGTCATTCAATTGTAGATGTTCAAATTAAACGTATTCATGAGTACAAGCGCCAACAAATGTTGGCCCTATACATCATCTACAAATATCATGAAATTAAAGCAGGGAACATTCCTGGAACGCCAATTACCATTATTTTCGGTGGTAAAGCAGCACCAGCATACACAATTGCTAAAGATATTATTCATTTAATCTTGTCGTTATCAGAATTAATTGAAAATGACTTAGACGTGGCACCACACTTGAAAGTAGTATTCGTAGACAACTACAACGTGTCTGAAGCGGAATACTTAATTCCAGCAGCCAATATCTCTGAGCAAATCTCATTAGCTTCTAAAGAAGCATCTGGTACTGGTAACATGAAATTCATGTTAAATGGGGCATTAACTATCATGACTTGGGATGGTGCCAACGTTGAAATCGCTGAACAAGTAGGTGAAGAGAACGTTTATCCATTTGGTAAATCAAGTGAAGAAATCGTAAACCTATACGCTACAGATGGTTACGACCCACAAGACTACTACAAACAAGAACGTATTCAACCAATCGTTGATTTCATTATCTCAGATGAATTGATGGCTTACGGTATTCCTGAACGTCTGAACCGTCTATATAAAGACATGACCAGCAAGGACTACTTCATGGCCTTGATCGACCTAGAGGAATTCATTGACGTGAAAGAAAAAGTCTACTTGGATTACGAAGACCGTCGCGACTGGACACGTCGTTCATTAATTAATATCGCGAACGCAGGTTACTTCTCAGCAGACCGTACGATTGCAGAATACAACAAAGACATCTGGCACTTAGACCAGTAA
- the malQ gene encoding 4-alpha-glucanotransferase gives MERASGVVLHISSLPNQFGIGSFGASAYEFVDFLVKTKQQYWQILPLTTTSYGDSPYQSFSAFAGNTHFIDFDLLMKKGYLNQADYQEVNFGDDPKKVAYNTIFQKRRPILEKAVANFVQAKAYNDKEFLQFYEENQFWLVPFAQYMTVKEEQGQNPWYEWPTNLRNYDEAVVTQFCEAHIERYEYHLVTQFWFNQQYKALKEYANDNHIEIIGDIPIYVARDSVEMWTQPELFLTDEKNNPSLVAGVPPDFYSADGQYWGNPIYDWDYMEETDYAWWILRMKESFKLYDVVRIDHFRGFESYWAVPFGSPTAASGSWQKGPGNKIFDQFKKELGDIKVIAEDLGFMTQAVNDMRDQTGYPGMKVLQNGFYGQDSEDLPHHYPVNSVAYASTHDSMQAYDWYMNQASQADRDQADQYLNRGVGEHPSDAFVRGIAASPSRLAIYMMNDLLRLGPEGRINIPSTIGGNWDWRVRQEDFTVDLEERLRSVTETYFRVNQAFVSQDDQNNGTNSIAAEAAFLPEDND, from the coding sequence ATGGAAAGAGCAAGTGGTGTCGTTTTACACATATCTTCCCTACCAAATCAATTTGGTATCGGCTCATTTGGCGCGTCAGCCTATGAATTTGTCGACTTTCTAGTCAAAACCAAGCAACAATACTGGCAAATTCTACCACTGACTACAACGTCATACGGGGACTCGCCTTACCAATCATTTTCAGCCTTTGCCGGCAACACCCATTTTATTGATTTTGACCTATTAATGAAAAAGGGCTACCTAAACCAAGCTGACTATCAAGAGGTCAACTTTGGTGATGATCCTAAGAAAGTGGCTTACAATACCATTTTCCAAAAGAGAAGACCTATTCTAGAAAAAGCCGTGGCTAATTTTGTGCAAGCAAAAGCTTACAATGACAAAGAATTCTTACAATTCTATGAAGAAAATCAATTTTGGTTAGTGCCATTCGCCCAATACATGACGGTTAAGGAAGAACAGGGGCAAAACCCTTGGTATGAATGGCCAACGAACTTGCGGAACTATGATGAAGCGGTGGTCACACAATTCTGCGAGGCCCATATTGAGCGGTATGAATACCACCTGGTAACCCAATTTTGGTTTAACCAACAATATAAAGCTTTAAAAGAATATGCCAATGACAACCACATCGAAATCATTGGAGACATTCCAATTTATGTGGCCCGCGATTCAGTTGAAATGTGGACACAACCGGAATTATTCCTTACTGACGAGAAGAACAATCCGTCACTGGTTGCTGGTGTGCCACCGGATTTCTATTCGGCTGACGGTCAATATTGGGGCAACCCTATTTACGACTGGGACTACATGGAAGAAACGGATTATGCATGGTGGATCTTGCGGATGAAGGAAAGCTTCAAACTATATGACGTGGTAAGGATTGACCACTTCCGTGGCTTTGAAAGCTACTGGGCAGTGCCATTTGGTTCGCCAACAGCTGCCTCAGGTTCATGGCAGAAGGGGCCGGGCAATAAGATTTTCGACCAATTCAAGAAAGAATTAGGTGACATTAAAGTCATCGCCGAAGATTTAGGCTTTATGACCCAAGCTGTCAACGACATGCGAGACCAGACTGGTTATCCAGGTATGAAAGTCTTGCAGAATGGCTTCTATGGGCAAGACTCAGAAGACTTACCACATCACTATCCAGTTAATTCAGTGGCTTATGCGTCAACCCATGATTCCATGCAAGCCTATGACTGGTATATGAACCAGGCAAGCCAAGCAGACCGAGACCAAGCGGACCAATACTTGAACCGTGGTGTAGGGGAACACCCATCAGACGCTTTTGTTCGAGGGATCGCCGCATCGCCGTCAAGATTAGCTATCTATATGATGAACGACTTGTTACGGTTGGGACCTGAAGGCCGGATTAACATCCCGTCTACAATTGGCGGCAACTGGGACTGGCGAGTCCGTCAAGAAGACTTTACGGTCGACCTTGAAGAACGTTTGCGTTCAGTCACTGAAACATACTTTAGAGTAAATCAAGCTTTCGTTAGTCAAGATGATCAAAATAATGGTACAAATAGTATAGCAGCGGAGGCGGCCTTTTTACCTGAAGATAATGATTAG
- a CDS encoding LacI family DNA-binding transcriptional regulator, whose translation MAITIRDVAKRAGVAPSTVSRVIADNPSISEKTKNKVRAVMKEMNYFPNIYAQGLASAHSKTFGLVLPLATDAFYQNPFFPTVLRGINFEMAKHDYSILLSVGLDDDQRQKHIEKIVNGKQVEGLIFLYASKNDPLLRFAQKVNCPAVVIGSPDNTKVHFVDNDNELIGYQATKSLIQQGCTRIAYVGGDMNQFFIADRHNGYKRALEGAGIIYDPSLIYNDINFLPSDGYELAQNKIDFSQIDGLVISDELVAEGIRNYLDTQDIQDVHLITFSAYRQGNTQSMIKTSYVNLNSHIIGSRAVDILFEALDPDQASTRFIHEYVDADLHTT comes from the coding sequence ATGGCAATTACAATTCGAGATGTCGCTAAAAGAGCGGGTGTAGCGCCTTCCACCGTTTCACGGGTGATCGCTGACAACCCTTCGATTAGTGAAAAAACTAAAAATAAAGTGCGCGCTGTGATGAAGGAAATGAATTATTTTCCAAACATTTATGCGCAAGGGCTTGCAAGTGCCCATTCTAAAACATTTGGCCTTGTCCTACCCCTAGCCACTGACGCCTTTTACCAAAACCCCTTCTTCCCGACCGTCTTACGTGGGATTAATTTTGAGATGGCCAAACATGATTATTCTATCCTGCTTTCAGTTGGTTTAGATGATGATCAACGGCAAAAGCACATTGAAAAAATCGTGAATGGCAAGCAAGTTGAGGGCCTGATTTTTCTATATGCTTCAAAAAATGACCCCCTATTGCGGTTCGCCCAGAAAGTCAACTGTCCAGCCGTTGTCATCGGGTCGCCCGACAACACTAAAGTTCATTTCGTGGATAATGACAATGAACTGATTGGTTACCAAGCTACTAAGTCGCTGATACAACAAGGGTGTACCCGGATTGCCTATGTCGGTGGGGATATGAACCAGTTCTTTATTGCCGACCGTCACAATGGCTACAAACGGGCTTTGGAAGGTGCGGGTATTATTTATGACCCTAGCTTGATTTATAACGATATCAACTTCTTACCAAGTGATGGTTATGAATTAGCTCAAAATAAAATTGATTTTAGTCAAATTGACGGCCTGGTTATTTCCGATGAGTTGGTTGCTGAAGGGATTCGGAATTATCTGGATACCCAGGACATTCAAGATGTCCATCTGATTACTTTTTCAGCCTACCGCCAAGGCAATACCCAGTCGATGATTAAGACTTCTTATGTCAACCTGAATTCACATATTATCGGTTCAAGGGCCGTGGATATTTTATTTGAAGCCTTAGATCCAGACCAAGCTAGCACACGATTCATTCATGAATATGTCGACGCTGACTTACATACAACTTAA